In Erigeron canadensis isolate Cc75 chromosome 7, C_canadensis_v1, whole genome shotgun sequence, one DNA window encodes the following:
- the LOC122607441 gene encoding putative E3 ubiquitin-protein ligase XBAT31, translating to MGQNLSCKIHDEHGLFSAVQYGDIQTVKTVLESNPNLVKKVTVYDRHSALHIAAANGQIEIVSMLLENGSVNLDSVNRHKQTPLMLAAMHGKLSCVEKLIQAGANILMFDSLNARTCLHYAAYYGHSECLQTILSSARTSHVAVSWGFSRFVNIRDGKGATPLHLAARQRRPECVHILLDNGALVCASTGGHGLAGSTPLHLAARGGSMDCIRELLAWGADRYLRDASGRIPYMVALKHNYGACAALLNPSSAAPLVWPSPLKFISELNQDAKALLEQALMEVNKERERNILKGSGFSVSSPAHSDTTGMDDNISEASDSHLCCICFDQLCAIEVQDCGHQMCAQCTLSLCCHNKPSPTTAIQPIPICPFCRSSIARLTVIKVKVSSADQELDLYSSPKLRKSRKSQNLSEGSSSFRGLSAVPSFGKMVGRSGRVSVDNECDKS from the exons ATGGGCCAAAATCTTAGCTGCAAGATACATGATGAACATGGTTTATTTTCTGCAGTACAGTATGGTGATATACAAACTGTGAAAACAGTTTTAGAAAGTAACCCAAATCTTGTTAAGAAAGTTACTGTTTATGATCGCCATTCTGCTTTACATATTGCTGCTGCTAATGGCCAGATCGAG ATTGTTTCTATGCTTTTGGAGAATGGATCAGTGAATCTTGATTCTGTAAATAGGCACAAACAg ACTCCATTGATGTTGGCTGCAATGCATGGGAAGCTATCTTGTGTTGAAAAGTTAATTCAAGCTGGTGCAAAT ATATTGATGTTTGATTCACTAAATGCAAGAACATGCTTGCACTATGCTGCTTATTATGGTCATTCTGAGTGTCTCCAAACCATTCTTTCCTCTGCCCGGACCTCACATGTTGCGGTGTCATG GGGGTTTTCAAGATTTGTCAATATAAGAGATGGTAAAGGGGCGACACCATTGCACCTAGCTGCCAGACAAAGACGGCCCGAATGTGTTCATATACTTCTTGACAATGGAGCTCTTGTATGTGCTTCCACTGGTGGACACGG TCTTGCTGGTAGTACTCCACTTCATTTGGCTGCAAGAGGAGGTTCAATGGACTGCATTCGAGAATTACTAGCTTGGGGTGCAGATCGATATCTTAGAGACGCATCTGG GAGAATCCCGTATATGGTTGCATTGAAACACAATTATGGGGCTTGTGCAGCGTTACTAAACCCTTCATCTGCTGCACCATTAGTGTGGCCATCACCATTGAAATTCATTAGTGAGCTTAATCAAGATGCGAAGGCTTTGTTAGAGCAAGCTCTAATGGAGGTTAACAAGGAAAGAGAGAGAAACATTTTGAAGGGTTCCGGCTTCTCGGTGTCATCTCCAGCCCATTCTGATACCACGGGCATGGATGATAACATCTCAGAG GCCAGTGATTCACACTTATGTTGCATATGCTTTGACCAGCTATGCGCGATTGAGGTTCAAGATTGCGGTCACCAAATGTGTGCTCAATGTACACTCTCATTATGCTGCCATAACAAGCCAAGCCCGACCACAGCAATTCAACCCATACCCATCTGCCCGTTTTGCAGAAGCAGTATAGCACGACTAACTGTCATAAAAGTCAAGGTCAGTTCTGCTGACCAAGAACTCGACCTTTACTCCTCTCCTAAGCTACGTAAATCAAGAAAGTCACAAAACTTGAGCGAGGGAAGTAGCAGCTTCAGGGGGTTATCGGCTGTACCCTCATTTGGGAAAATGGTGGGCCGTTCGGGTCGGGTCTCTGTTGACAATGAATGTGACAAATCATGA